The window CGCCCTGTTCGCCGCAGCAAGCGGCAGCGCACTCGCCCAGGACGACCACGCACATGCGGGCTTCTGCGCGCCGACGACGAAGGCCACCCCCGTCCTGAGTACCAGCGATTTCGATGGCGACCGAACGGTGACGCGCAACGACCTGCGCATGCTCAGACAGCAGGTCAGGACGGGCCAGTACGTCGCCTTTTTCGACCGCAACGCCGATCATGTCCTCGACAGCAAGGATATCGCGATTGCGGTGGCCGAAACCGGGGCGCTCAGCACTGAACTCGACCGCCAGCTGGCCGACGCCTATCGCGCCACAAAAGCCTACCGCAACATTCGCGCCGCCATCCGCGACGGTTTCGTGCCGTGGACGCCGTCGTTCCACGGCCACGGCACGCACTGGGTCCAGCGTCCGGAAAAAGGGTCGCTGGGCTACGCGTTCGACCCGGGCGCGCCGGAAGGGCTCAATTACGATGCCAGGGGACGCCTGTGGGCTGTTTTCTACTATTCCGGGCCATCGCCGACCCGCTTGAATGGGGAAAAATATCCGCCCGGCGACAGTTTCGTGCCGTTCGCGCACTTGTATGGTGAGGGATTTGCCGGCGAGCAGGACGTCTGGCACCATCACAACGGCGTTTGCTTTACGGGGCTGAACTACGAACAGCCCACCCTGGCTGCGCGCAAGCTGTTGTTCCGGCAGAGCCTGAGCCCGAAACAGTGCCTGCCGGCCAGTGCCATCGCAAAAGGTTTGCCTGTCTCCCCCGATGTCAAATGGACGCCGCAATTCCACATGCTGCATGCCTGGATCTACGAGTTGAATCGTTGCGGCACCTTTGCCCACGCGCATCCGGATCTTGCACCGAGTTCCCCGCCGCTGGAAAGCAGCCTGCCGAAGGTGAACGTCGATCCGCAGAATCCGCATCCCGCCTATCCGTTTGCGCGGGGTACCATGTGCTCCTGGCTCGGCGAACTCGGTCAGGTGCCGCCGTTCTGCGTGCAGAAGAAGTAGGGATATCGGCGGCGCGCGGGTATTGCCCGATCACTTCAGCGGCAAGCGGATCGTAAACGTCGTTCCCTTGTCCTTGCCCGCGCTGGCCACCGACAAGGTGCCGCCATGCAGCTCCACCAGATGGCGCGCGATGTACAGACCCAGTCCCAGTCCCGCGGCGTTGGCGTGGCGCTGCAAATTGAACGCCCCGAACACATGCGGCAGATCGTCCGCGGCGATCCCCTGGCCGGAATCGGCCACGGCGATCTCCACCTGCTCGGCGCCCCGGCTGATATCGATGCGGATGGTGCCGCCGCGCGGCGTGAACTTGATCGCGTTGAACAGCAGGTTCCACAGCACCTGCTGCAAACGCCGTCCATCGGCCTCCAGCCGCACCAGGTCGCCATGGTCGTTCGGCGTCACCGCCAGCACAATCTCTTTTTCGCTGGCGCTGCCCTCCACCGTCGACAGTGCGTCGCGCAGCACCTGTCCCAGCCCCACCGGCGTGCGCGCAATCGACATCTGCCCGGTCAGCGTGCGGGCGGCGTCGATCAGATCGTCGATCATGGCCGCTTCCTGGCCGATGTGCACGCGCATCGCCGTCAGGCCGTTCTCCACCTTCGCAGGCAGATCCGGCACGGTCTTGAGCAGCACCTCGATGCGCATCGACAGCGCCGACAGCGGCGTGCGCATTTCGTGCGATACCGTGGCCAGGAACAGATCGCGCGCGCGGTTGACGCGATTGAGTTCCTCGATGGTTTCGCGCTGGCGGTCGATCGATCCGGCCAGCGTTTGCAGCAGCGCGCCGTAGGTTGCCAGGCGCGCCTCCGACACCGGTGACTCGAGCCGTACTTCGCTCCACAGTGCATTGCCCGATACGCCCACCGCCGCGCCGATGCGCTCGCAGGCCATGGGCGAACTGAAATCGTTAAAACGCCAGCCGTACACCAGCACCCCATACACCTGGCCGAACTGGGTCAGCGCCATGCTGCACACGCGCATGCCGTGAAAGCTGCCCTCTTCGGCGACGTCACCGGCAAACACGCGCGCGGCGATGCGTTTTTCCAGTGCGGTGCCCGGACCGTCGTCGCGCCACATGGTCGACGTGGCCAGCACGCGCGCGGTGGACGAGGCCACCAGCGGGCCCACCTGGCGCCAGCCGCGCACGTCGTACAGCGATACCGTCAGGCCGCTGGCCTGCGAAAACTGGGTCAGCGGGGTGACCCATTCATCCCAGTCGATGCCCGCGTCGCCGGCGACGGCCAGGTTGATCATGCTGGATTGTCGGTCGGCAGTTCGACCGAATCAGGCAGGCGCGTTCCGTGCGCCACGGCGTCTTCGATGAGAGGACTCTGGCGCGACGGCGAGCGCGAAAGCAGGCCGTAATACGAGGAGAACGGCAGCTGCGGCACCACGCCGGCCGGATCGGCATAGCCGTTTTCCTCGTCGAGCAGCTGCAGGCCGCCTTCGGCGATTACGTACTCGCGCGTGATCTGGCGATTGCGGCTGCCGCGCACCTTGGGCACGGCGATGGCGCGCCGCAGCACGGTGGAGATTTCAACGTAGTTGAGCAAGATGATGTTGTCGACCAGGTGCGACCCCTTGAGTTCTTCGCTGATCTGCGAAATGCCGAGCAGCTCGGGACTTTCGTAGTTGAAGAGGATGGTCGCCAGCCGGTTCTTGAAGAACGTGGCCAGCGCGTACAGGTAGTCGGCCACCTCGGAGGGGCTGGTCATTTCGTACACCGCGCACGAATCGAACACCACGCAGTCAATGCCTTTTTCCTCGACCAGCTTGATGATGCGGTCGAAGTGGATATCGAGTTCGAGTTCGAGCGGCGATTCGTAGTGGATGAACAGGTCGCCGCTGTCCATCAGAGCGGCCAGGTCGAAGCCGAGGGTGGCGGCGTTGCGGATCAACTGGCGCGGGTGTTCGTCCAGGCTGACCAGCAGCGTCTTGTGGCCGGTGGTGATGGCCGCGGTGAGGAACTGCACGCTGAACACGGTCTTGCCGGTGCCGGAGATGCCGCTCACCATGGTCACCGAGCCGGCGTACAGGCCGCCGTCCATCATTTCGTCGATGGCTTTGGAGCCGGTCGAGACGCGCTCGTCGGAGGTTTGCTGGTCGTTCGTATTGATGGGACGCGACTGCGCGCGGCGGTAGATGTGCACTCCGCGCCCCGCTTCGATGCGCATGGTGTGGCTGCCCGCGATGAAGTCCTGGCCGCGCGACTTGAGCACCGTCAGGCGCCGGTGCACGCGCCGGCGCTGCTCTTCGCGTGTGAGCGAGATGATGGTGTCGAACACGAAGCGCTCGTGCGACGGCACCGCGCCGAGGCTTTCGTCGCGTTCGGCGGTGACCATGGTGGTCACGCCCATGCGCGACAGGCCTTCGATGAGCAGGTGCACGTCTTCGCGGAAGGGTTTGTCGTGCACTTCGGCGTACAGGCGCATGGGCGTGAGGCCATCGATCAGCAGGCGCTTGGCGCCGATCGACTTGAGGGCGTCGGCAAAGGCGCCGTCGGCGTTGCGAAATTCGCTCAGCAGCACGGCGGGACTGGTCTGGATCACCTTGATCTTGCCGGCGTCGATCAGGCCTTGCAGATCCCAGTTGAAGCCGGCCGCATCGCGCAGCAGCTTGGCCGTATCGAGTTCGAACGACACGATCGCGCCCGGCTCGTCGTAGAGCGCCGCGCCGGCGTAAATGAAGCCCAGGCCGAGCGTGGTCTTGCCGGTGCCGGGCGCGCCTTCCACAATCAGGTTGTTTCCGCGCGGGATACCCCCAAGCAGTACTTCGTCCAGTCCGGCGATGCCTGTTTTGACCAGCATGTTTATTTCTTTCTTCAATGTATTTTCTGCATTCCTAATTGCACGCCAGTTTATCACCGGGCATTGAATCGTTTCGTCACACGTGGCATTTTGCCGTGCATCGTTGTTCGCAGGTATATTACCTAGCAGAATCGATGACATTCGGATGTGCATCGATCGCCCCGAAAGCGACTAACTCGATAGGATGCATATGAAATACTTGGTAATTGCAGCGTTTTTTTGCGCCGGACCGGTGTGTGCGAACGGGCTCGACGACATGAAGGCGGCGCTGGCGCTGTTGCAGGGACAGGGGACGCTGCGGGCTGCGTACGAGGTGCGCGAAACGCACACGGAGTTCGATGCCAAGCCGCTCAAGGGGCCGGAGACGGTGATGGCGGTGGCGCAGGTGGTGGACGACCCGGCCGGGCTGGAGATCCGCTGGGACCGTGGACTGCTCAAGCGCGCGGCGGACGAGTCGAGCGTGGCGAAAGGGGCCAAGCGCAAGCAGGCATTGTCGCAGCTGCTGGGGGCAAGTTCCGCGCCGCGCCTGGCGGTGGCGATGAATTATGCGCCGCGGTTATTGCAGTCGCTCTCGATCAGCCAGTTCAAGTCGGAGCGCGCCGATACGTATCAGGGCAAGCCGGCCAGGCTGGTGGAGTTGGTGATGGCGCCCCAGGAAGAGGTGAACCAGAACGTCAGCATCAAGGAAAACACCATCGAGGCGCGCTTCTGGCTTGGAGCGGACGGGGTGCCACTGGCGGCGGTGACGAATCACACGATCAGGGCCAAGCTGATGGTGTTCATGTCGTACGAGAAGACGACGAAGGAAGAGTTTACGTTCGGGGTGGTGAATAACCGGCTGGTGGTGCTCAAGCGGGAGATGCAGGGGAAGGAGAAGGGGCCGGGAACGGAGAATGAGTTTAAGAATTTGTATACGATGACGCCGAAGTTGTAGGCTGGCCGCAGTCCCCAGAGCCGTCGTCCGCATAACCACCGTCGTCCCCGCGCAGGCGGGGACCCAAGGTTCTTAGTGCTCGCAACTACAGCATGAACTTGGATCCCCGCCTGCGCGGGGACGACGGAGCGTCGGTTAGCGGTAATTCAGATCACGGCTGGTACACGTTTTCCTCACGCCCCGCCACATCGAACCTCAGCGACAGCACTTGTCCATTCAACGGATGGCTCTCGCGCTCCGCATCCGGCCGTCCATGGCTGGCGCTGGTCACGTACAAGGTGCGCAGATCGTCGCCGCCGAACGCGATCATGGTCGGGCACTTCACCGGCAGCTTCACTTCGCGCAGTAGTTCGCCCGACGCCGCAAAGCGCAGCAAGCGCGCGCCTTCGAACATCGCGCACCAGTACGCGCCTTCGCTGTCCACCGCGGCGCCATCGGGCCGCCCGCCGTAGTCGGCCGCCTTCTTATCGGCCGAAAAGAGCTGGAACGTCTCGCGCGCCTTGGCCTCGCCGCTGGCCACATCGAAGCGATAGCGGTCGATCCTGTGCGAGGCGGTGTCGGCGTGATACATCCCGCCTCCGTCCGGCGTGAAACCGAGTCCGTTCGAATTCATCATTCCGCCCGACCATTTGAGACTGATCTTGCCCTCCTCAAGGCAAAACATCTGCGCCGCCTGCTGGTCGCGCGGCTCGTAGATGGTGCCGACCCAGAAGCGCCCGGCCGCATCGACCCGGCCATCGTTAAAGCGCGTGGTGGCGGTGTCGTAGGGCGCGGCGGCGATGTCCGTGATGTCGCCGCTGGCCGTGTCGAGGTGCACAAAGCCGGCTCGCGTTGCGACCACCAGGCC of the Massilia violaceinigra genome contains:
- a CDS encoding SMP-30/gluconolactonase/LRE family protein — protein: MSADAFTVVHDTPMLVGECPLWYAGEQTLYWVDIGGFTVHALHPASGAHRSWRMASEPAALAIHAGGGLVVATRAGFVHLDTASGDITDIAAAPYDTATTRFNDGRVDAAGRFWVGTIYEPRDQQAAQMFCLEEGKISLKWSGGMMNSNGLGFTPDGGGMYHADTASHRIDRYRFDVASGEAKARETFQLFSADKKAADYGGRPDGAAVDSEGAYWCAMFEGARLLRFAASGELLREVKLPVKCPTMIAFGGDDLRTLYVTSASHGRPDAERESHPLNGQVLSLRFDVAGREENVYQP
- a CDS encoding ATPase domain-containing protein, translating into MLVKTGIAGLDEVLLGGIPRGNNLIVEGAPGTGKTTLGLGFIYAGAALYDEPGAIVSFELDTAKLLRDAAGFNWDLQGLIDAGKIKVIQTSPAVLLSEFRNADGAFADALKSIGAKRLLIDGLTPMRLYAEVHDKPFREDVHLLIEGLSRMGVTTMVTAERDESLGAVPSHERFVFDTIISLTREEQRRRVHRRLTVLKSRGQDFIAGSHTMRIEAGRGVHIYRRAQSRPINTNDQQTSDERVSTGSKAIDEMMDGGLYAGSVTMVSGISGTGKTVFSVQFLTAAITTGHKTLLVSLDEHPRQLIRNAATLGFDLAALMDSGDLFIHYESPLELELDIHFDRIIKLVEEKGIDCVVFDSCAVYEMTSPSEVADYLYALATFFKNRLATILFNYESPELLGISQISEELKGSHLVDNIILLNYVEISTVLRRAIAVPKVRGSRNRQITREYVIAEGGLQLLDEENGYADPAGVVPQLPFSSYYGLLSRSPSRQSPLIEDAVAHGTRLPDSVELPTDNPA
- a CDS encoding sensor histidine kinase; amino-acid sequence: MINLAVAGDAGIDWDEWVTPLTQFSQASGLTVSLYDVRGWRQVGPLVASSTARVLATSTMWRDDGPGTALEKRIAARVFAGDVAEEGSFHGMRVCSMALTQFGQVYGVLVYGWRFNDFSSPMACERIGAAVGVSGNALWSEVRLESPVSEARLATYGALLQTLAGSIDRQRETIEELNRVNRARDLFLATVSHEMRTPLSALSMRIEVLLKTVPDLPAKVENGLTAMRVHIGQEAAMIDDLIDAARTLTGQMSIARTPVGLGQVLRDALSTVEGSASEKEIVLAVTPNDHGDLVRLEADGRRLQQVLWNLLFNAIKFTPRGGTIRIDISRGAEQVEIAVADSGQGIAADDLPHVFGAFNLQRHANAAGLGLGLYIARHLVELHGGTLSVASAGKDKGTTFTIRLPLK